One window of the Trifolium pratense cultivar HEN17-A07 linkage group LG2, ARS_RC_1.1, whole genome shotgun sequence genome contains the following:
- the LOC123904092 gene encoding uncharacterized protein LOC123904092, translating to MENRVDILEQRMNNMETTVEQIRQAVSELQARPQVTLEQMRQLLQEQPRRHRRHGRPHGDEEGSDDSGVSGESRPRHRHQNGGNGSGFFGGRRRLEIPVFKGEDAYGWLVRIERYFRLNGVRTQDKVDAVILAMEDKALNWFQWWEEQTLLRTWEEFKQAVIRRFQPGLIQNPLGPLLSLRQKGTVMEYREKFEMMVAPLRREDRFMLNSIFINGLKEEIQAELKLHDSHDLDAVMDRALLSEEEEIEEVDEEQKVDESEITELKTLKLSLQSKEGFTSNKSFKVWVQIGDRQVLTLIDSGATSNFITTKLVEELGLNVVNTPTYVIEVGNGEKVRNQGVCEGLKFKLQDVEFSQHFFIMDLGGSEMVLGMDWLASLGNIEANFGNLCLKWMKDGQKHLIQGDPTMCNRQASWKAMIKAMSNDGVGFYVHTVAGNSGEGSDAEKLAEWDNIIAEFHDVFNMPSGLPPIRDYDHAIQLKPDAAIPNLRPYRYPFYQKNEIEKIVKDMMQAGIVRHSTSPFSSPVLLVKKKDGGWRFCTDYRALNKVTIPNKFPIPIIEELLDELGGAVIFSKLDLKSGYHQIRMREEDIAKTAFRTHEGHYEYLVMPFGLTNAPSTFQALMNEVLRPYLRKFCLVFFDDILIYSKSKEDHQTHLREILLVLRKHQLFANKKK from the exons ATGGAGAATCGGGTTGACATTCTGGAACAGAGGATGAATAACATGGAGACGACGGTTGAACAGATCCGTCAGGCGGTTTCTGAACTGCAAGCTCGTCCTCAGGTCACGTTGGAGCAGATGAGACAGTTGCTGCAAGAGCAACCACGTCGTCATCGTCGTCATGGACGACCACATGGTGATGAGGAAGGGAGTGACGATAGCGGTGTTTCGGGAGAATCGCGACCACGACACCGACATCAAAACGGTGGAAATGGATCGGGATTTTTTGGAGGAAGGAGACGTTTGGAGATTCCGGTGTTTAAAGGAGAGGATGCGTATGGGTGGCTGGTTCGAATCGAACGATACTTTCGTTTGAATGGGGTACGTACCCAGGATAAAGTTGATGCAGTAATTCTGGCCATGGAAGACAAGGCCCTGAACTGGTTCCAATGGTGGGAGGAGCAGACACTGTTACGAACTTGGGAGGAATTCAAACAAGCAGTGATTCGTCGTTTCCAACCAGGGTTGATTCAAAACCCTTTAGGACCACTGCTAAGTTTAAGACAAAAGGGGACTGTGATGGAGTATAGAGAGAAGTTTGAGATGATGGTAGCACCCTTGCGTAGGGAGGATAGGTTCATGTTGAACTCCATTTTTATTAATGGACTGAAGGAAGAAATTCAAGCAGAACTAAAGCTACATGATAGTCATGATCTAGATGCAGTAATGGATCGTGCACTGTTGAGTGAAGAAGAGGAGATTGAGGAGGTAGACGAGGAACAGAAGGTGGATGAGAGTGAGATAACTGAATTGAAAACCTTGAAATTATCCCTACAAAGTAAGGAAGGATTCACTTCCAACAAGTCCTTCAAGGTGTGGGTACAGATTGGTGACAGACAAGTGCTGACCCTCATTGATTCTGGAGCAACAAGCAACTTCATAACTACCAAGCTGGTTGAGGAATTAGGGTTGAACGTGGTGAACACTCCCACTTATGTGATTGAAGTCGGGAATGGTGAAAAGGTGAGAAATCAAGGAGTATGCGAAGGCCTAAAATTCAAATTACAAGATGTTGAATTCagtcaacatttttttataatggattTAGGAGGGTCTGAAATGGTGTTGGGGATGGATTGGTTGGCGAGCTTGGGAAATATTGAAGCTAATTTTGGAAATTTGTGCTTGAAATGGATGAAGGATGGTCAGAAGCACTTAATTCAAGGTGACCCTACTATGTGTAATAGGCAGGCTTCTTGGAAAGCTATGATAAAAGCTATGTCCAACGATGGAGTGGGATTCTATGTGCATACTGTGGCTGGTAACAGTGGTGAAGGTTCAGATGCTGAGAAATTAGCTGAATGGGACAACATCATTGCAGAATTTCACGATGTGTTCAACATGCCATCAGGTTTGCCTCCTATCAGAGATTATGACCATGCTATTCAGTTAAAACCTGATGCTGCCATTCCTAATTTAAGACCCTATAGATATCCTTTCTATCAAAAAAATGAGATTGAAAAGATAGTAAAGGAT atgATGCAAGCAGGGATAGTGAGACACAGTACAAGCCCTTTTTCAAGCCCAGTTTTGCTTGTTAAAAAGAAGGATGGAGGGTGGAGATTTTGTACTGATTACAGGGCTTTAAATAAGGTGACTATTCCAAACAAATTTCCTATTCCTATTATTGAAGAGTTGCTGGATGAACTGGGGGGAGCTGTAATTTTCTCAAAATTAGATTTAAAATCAGGCTATCATCAAATCAGAATGAGGGAGGAAGACATAGCTAAAACTGCCTTTCGGACTCATGAAGGTCACTATGAGTATTTGGTCATGCCTTTTGGCTTAACCAATGCTCCTTCAACCTTTCAGGCCTTAATGAATGAAGTATTGAGACCCTATTTGAGGAAATTTTGTCTAGTGTTTTTTGATGACATACTTATTTACAGTAAGAGTAAGGAAGATCATCAGACTCACTTGAGGGAAATTCTGTTGGTTTTAAGAAAACACCAGCTGTTTGCTAACAAAAAGAAATAG